In Papaver somniferum cultivar HN1 chromosome 9, ASM357369v1, whole genome shotgun sequence, the genomic stretch ataatattagtTCAGTTGTAGTAGTTACCTTCTCATGGGATTGGAATTTGGAATACTAGTTCAAATTTCAAGACCAAAACAACAGAAGCAGATAGAATTTAGATGGTCCTTGATTTTACATTAAACAAAAGCAACTCTTATAAAAACGTCCATAATGTTTTCTATAATTTAAATCAAAATAACAATAGAAAACTATTTTCTGTTCACCACAACACCAAATTCTTATCGATCGTTGGATTTTGCAAAATCTTACATATCAGTTATAAGATTATGTAACTCTTATTTTGCCATAATGTTCTTCCCTCCAGTAATGTTCAGATTACTAATGTTCTTCCCTCCAGTAAGTAATCCACATATTTTGCCATCTCTCCGACATAAAATTATGTAATATCTTATTCATAATCTATATTAGCAACTTTACTTATGGAAAGAACCAAATCTGAACTCTATTTCATTttcggaagaaaaaaaatacaattgaACTCTATCTGCTATCTTGTAGATGCAGTTGTAGCTTCTACTAACAAACCATAAAATAAACAAGAACAGGCATGAAACATCCAAACATTCTCAGGAAGACATTAAAAATTAGCAGAAAAATGCTAATCTGTAAGTGAAGAAAGGGCTGCACAAATATTGCGGCagattctttcttctttttttctttgatgaaGCACAATCCATAGTAGAAAACAGCGTTACAACACCAGACTACTGGAATCTCCATAACCGAATGAACTTGTTGTTGTGTGTCGTAACAACTTTCTTCATCCCAACAGCTAAACATGTAATGGGAGGTCGTAAATCTTTTGGTATTCTATCAATATCAGTAGTAACATCTCCCGACAACTTTCTAGCTACCATCTTTTCAATAAAAGCACCTCTGTTATTGGAGGAACTGGATGAGGAAGATGCTCTCCCCATGAACATACCTTTTTTGTCCATCACATAGCTCGAACTAATTTCACCTGTACCCTGATCTAGAATGCGCAACACACCATCTATTCCCCCAACAACTAGTGACGAAGTGTCGTTCTGCAGGTGCTGAATAGAATAGATGACATTTGGACTGATTTTCTTCTCCCATAGAGGTTTCATGGTTCTCAAATCCCAACAATATGCATGTCCTGAAGTTGATCCAGCAAACACTGAATATGAACCTGGGTTATAACACAAGCTCTTTATCCCTGCAGGACCAGCAGACTTCAAGGTCCCCGCAACTTGATCTGATGACAAATCTGCTACTCTGATACTGCCAAGGGAGGAGCCACTTACAACCAGCTGATCATCAGTTAATGCCATACATGTAATTGGTCCATTATGCATCTTAATAATGCGAGAACAGTTCCTGCTATACATATCAAACACACGAGCCGTCCCGTCTCCACATCCAACAACTGCCTCGGGATCTATATAGCGCATACAAAAACCCCTTGTTACGCCAGCGTGTTCCTGACTCATACTTCTTTTCCCACTATGCCTCCTCCAAACGCATATACGAGTTCCAACAAGACCAACAATCTTGctctcatcaaaatcaaaatcagctAACTCCAATTTCGGTACCGAGTACTCTTCCAAACACTTGAAACTATCCAAAGACCATATGCGCATAACCTTATCCTCTAAACCTGTTAGAACCAAACCCATCTTCATCCGACATTGATCAATCCCAGCAGAGTGACATCCATTCCATTGATTAACCACAACAGATTCATTCTGTAAGCACAATTGGTGCTGCTTCATTGCAATTTCTTCTAAATACTTATTCACTGTTGATTCTGAAACAGTGCCAACAACACTAGAAAGCCCTAAAGCATCTACTTTGCGCTTCCAATATTGTAGAGTCAGTAAATGAGATGAATGTATGGTATCATGCAATGATTTACAAACGATAGAGCATCGAATCAGATCAAATTGGTCAAGATATGATAAAATATGACAGACAATATCCGAAGTAAAATAATGATTGATGATAGTTCTAGTAGGCGGTCTTGACGAGAATGGTGGTGATAAATTTGCCCTAATTTTCTTCCTCTTATGATTTGCCAATTCCATTGCTATAATTTCAATTGAAAAACCCAATAAAccccaaaatcaaaaaaaaaaaacaaacctagATTTAATAATATCTCTAAGCATAACCAACAGAATTACCAGCTTCCCCTAAATCTAATTCCCAACAATCTTAGAGACAAGAAAACCCATACCTGAAATAATTTCCCAATGATGGAAGCACAAGAACCTTCTAATTTCTTGATTTTCAAAGGAAATTGAACCAATACCTCTACGAAATTGAAAAAAATCTTCCGAATCTGACAATTAAATCGATGAGATGTCTCAAATCTTACTGAAAAAATCTCACTGAACTCTCTGGGGTTTTCTCGATTGAAACTCACAGGGTTTGGTCATTGCTCCCAGCGACTGGCTCTAAGGGCTGCAGTCTGATTTTTCTAGGTGAAATTTATTTATAGAGGCCGCTATCGTTTAGGCAGTCCTATTTAGAATTTTTAGGGAATTCCGAATTTCAATTGACCATGAGATTGACTTTTCTACGTGGAAACTGTTTACTTCGGGGACACCTTGCTGCTTCCAACGAGGCTATTTCTTCTGCCTTTTAAGTATTGGCACGATAAAATTGTTAAAAGGGTAACATGTTATTAGAAGGATATAGAATTTCATATaagataaaatattattttttctgtTTTATATGGGGTTTGGTACCATCCGCTGTAATTTGGTATCCCATTGGCAGCCACGTTGGCACAATGTCTCATCAAAAATTACGATATGTCAAAAATAAGTTGCAGCTTGTAAGGATTATATGGGTGTGTTCGGTTAAGGATCACACCCATAAAAACATTCATGACTCAGTTGATTATGTGTAATTTAAAATGAGTGTACGAAAATTAGGGTTGTCAACGGTACTTAACAAAACGGATATTGGCTCTGTCACTGTCGTTGTCATTAAAATTAAcggatatccgttatccgttaagTTCCGACGGAAATATGAAATTCAGTTTCAttaccgttacgttggacttaACGGGATATCGGATAATTTTTCTTTACCATCCGTTAATTTTCCAAAGGCAAAAGTCAACCAGCAAACAAACCTTAACTCAATATTCGGCTCGACTAAGATTAATCCCAAACAAGGACGAGAGGCGCAAATTCAAATCATGATAAAATTTGGTGGAAAGTGGATCAAATAAGATAATTGTCGGAATGCTTCTGTAACACAACAATCATCAATTTATGGAGATTCATACGACCGCCATTAACTAACACCAAATCTAGGTAAAAATTCATCACTGACTGTTATAATTTCATCTATCAAAAACACTCGTTACCTTAATCCAATAACACCTGCTGTTGATGTCGCTGATTTTAGAAGAGACACTTGAATTCAAACAGTTAAGAGATAAGGAGGAGTTTAATAAGAGGTGCTTCTGTTAACCACTTCCATTACCATTAAACTCCATTCATCAGTATCCATTCATGGAGTCTACATATCAGATTGATAAGCAGCTGCTCAAACACATTTGAAACGATGCTCAGATCCCCTTTTTCTAACGAAACACCACCAGTCTGCTTAAGATATGTATTTGGATAAAGGTATAACGGAACATTGGCTTATATGCTATTGGATATCGGAACTTAACCTAACGGAAATACACAAttccactaccgttacgttaagaGGAGATTATCTGTtagcttatcggtatcggatatccgtttaccgctatgtcggatGGCAGCAGTAACGGATTACGGATTATTGGTATCGGATGTCGgaaaatcggtatccattgacaggcctaacgAAAACATGTATTttgtacggaaaatgggtcatttgtccaaatatttttaaagcatggttcaaatggacgggtaaaaattagtatgggtgaaatggacaccaaaaaatagcaaaggatgaaactggattcatcctgacttaaacttaaaaaatagcaaggatgaaacttgatacatcctgatgtaaattaaaaataaaaaaaaagtgtttGAAAATGAgtaagatgaaactgtttacatcctgcctatttttacatttttttccatttaaacattatcaaaatctaaatgtccttcccacctagaaattattgattttagtctttttaaccaattttgtgtattttgtaGTTAAGTCATGTCTCTTATGAAAAATATAAATTCAAGGCATGCTCTGTCTCTCTTATGTTAAATGTGTCAACTTTCTCTATTCTTTTACAAGTGTAATAGCATAAAATTTAATACAAATACGAATTTGGGAAGGAGGAAATCAaaattcatcttcaacaaaattGCATTCTCTCGGAGACTTCAGATATGTTTTTACCGATGAACACGATGCAACAGTGCATGAGATATTGGCGGAAACTAAATAACTCTAATAGTATCAAGTGTAAAAATCAATTGGTTGGTACACCCATATACAAAATTTATAAGGTTAATGGGGTGATGCTATTTGAAATATTCATTTAGGTGCAGCTGTTATTTATTGTAATTGTTTTTCCCGGCTAAATTGGGgcatatgccacttaattggggcctatagatacatgacaaaatagggtcaatAACAAGTAATTTttagaaaccccttatccactatttatgtAAATGCCTAATATGCCtttattaaattagtgatgattaattaagttaatatTTGTTAAATTAATAAGTGTTTGAGTTTTATTATAGTGTtaggattagagtagaaattcattttcttttttaaggtttggatggaaagaagaagtagaggtaaaaaagaaaaaactagggtttgtgattttcttagcaaaaatgaaactttaaaGTGCatatgaagactctagtagtgatgaagaagtgggtgtATCAGATTTTTTTGCACGTCttcattttcatatttttttgcacgtcttcattttcagatttttcttagcaaaaataaAACCTTCTTCTTCCTAACGATATTGTTCTTGTGCTTAAACTTTATAGTGCATATGAAGACTCTAGGGTTTTGCACGTCTCGATCGCCAAtacggaaaaaaaaaatagattttttttcttctataatcggtttattcgatactATCACATAAACTGATTCTtggtaaaatccccaaattgggtaTCATAATCGGTTGTTGTTCATCACCATATAATCCGATTGTAGTAAATTTTTGGCGTGATGGGTACGTGACCAAAATCGGTGTATGTTTATGATGTGCATATGCCGATTCCTTCACTTAAATAATCACGTAGAATACACGAAATTGACAATCGGTTTATTTACGTGTATACGTAATCCGATTTTGGAGAAAAAAAGTTCCAGGACAAATGTGAAcaaaaatcggattacatgataCGAGACATGAACCGATTGTAAACTTTGAAATTTTTTCGTCAAGTCCTTAATCGGACTTTATAGttgcacatataaaccgattcagTAGTGGAAAACAGCCGATTTATGATAGTCAGGTAGTGTCGTTTTAACGAGTTAAACAGCACTTTCGGAGTGCTATTGAAAGTGTCGTAGATTCTCAGTGTCTTTTTCTGAAACGACACTTTCTGAGTGCCCCTGAATTACGATGCTTTCTGAGTGCCGCTACGCACGACACCTGGGTATCGTCgtagatttgattttttttaataaaaaaaattacatctgGCTAGCTGACTCCAGTTATTCTTACTGGGCTGAAATAAATCTGATTCAAATTCAAATTGTActaaaatgaaactcaaattaaactgaaatttaaatgacaattcaaattcaaatgaaaTGTAAATGACAATTCAAATCacaattcaaattcaaatgaCAATTACTCAAGTTCTCAAATTCAAGTTCTATATGGAACCTGATGCGTCTAATACCAAATGACATCTCGATTACATTGAACTATACTCATAAATTTAGtccaaaatcattaaaaaaaaacttcTAATTATTAAGGTTTCTTAAGTGATACAAGTCCTGAGAATTTCAACAAGAATTTCAGTCATTAGGATCTTGGCACTAGCTTGCGTGAGAGCAGGACTGTAGACGCACAACTCTTTCAACCATTTCTACATCCAGCAGGAGCAACGATCTTACCACCATCGGGAACAGAGTGCCGACATCCATGAAGGTATCAAACTACATTCAGAAGAAGAGTATGTCAGACCTTATATGCTAGGTTTACATGACTTCAAACACAATATACACGGAGGTGGTCTAATATACCCATCATCaagacaacagcagcaacaacatttaCATAGTGACTTCATTCCTAACATCAATATGGAGATGAACAAATAAACCATATGTATAGGCGGTGAAAACCATAGGCATGATGAGGTACACAGTAACAATAATGCGGCAGCAACCATAAGCAATAATTCGCATGCATCAGATAAAAAAGTCTATAAAAGATTGAATAGTTGCGAAAACATGACCTAAGGAAAATGCATTTAACTGCTTGCAAGAGATGATGACCCTCAGGAGGACCTTTTGGTAGGCAAGAAATTAAGCTACGATTCTTTTTCAAGTCCAGTTTTATCATTCAGGCCTAAGTTCATGTCAGGCATACCAGAGAGATCATTTCATAAGAATTTTACCAGTCCCATCACAACGCAAAACACTGTCCGTAATGACAAATTTATTCAGGAATCAGAGAATAAGAACTGATAGCTTCTTAGACAATAAATAACAGCAGAGCAGAACATTACCTACCTTTTGAGGGCATAAGAAGATTCACAGTTCCACAATATCCAGAAATACCTATAATGCAGTTCTGAGTGTCAAAACTTGGGATTCAATTATTGGATTCATTCATAAAAGTAACACATGACTATGTTTGAAAACCGAAGGCACCTGTAACTTTTAGAGTTGCAAGCCATGGAACTCTTTTTTCATGTTTGTCAAAGCTTCGCAGTTCGTTGCACGATGATACCCCAAAAAGCTATCAATGTCATCAATAAAGATAACAGCCAGTTGAATCTTATGAGCTAAGGTGATACAACAACAACTGGAAACAACCATCATAGAAATGTCTTAGTCATGAGTTAATGTTACTACAACTAACTTGGATCACAGATATTCAAATATGAAGATATTAGTATTCTAAAACACACAATTACCTAGTGTCAGCATCAGTCTCTATCTACTAACCCCTAAAAAACAAGCTTAAATTTACACAGGCAATAACAATTGTACTAGGCATTAGATATACACAATCATCATATTGCAAACTAAACTACTTAACCAATTAAAAGGCCTTAAAAGAACAATCATATTAAAGATATACCCTTGCAAGACTCATGGGAGCATAAGGATTTTCGCGTATGTGCTCGCATACCATTGTGTATCGGTGTTGCTGAAAACAATATAAGATATTTAATTCTAATATTTTCAGGCTGACTTTCTAGACTAAGAAAGAGCACCAGTCATTGAAATGAGTGAACCTTGATGCAGTGGAGTTCGTGAAGGATGCATTGGTGTCTCGCTTCCCTTTCCATATCGAGGTGTTTCACTGGTAAAACGATGTAAATGTAAGGAAAAGTTTCCACTAAAAAGCTATATCagagaaacaaaagaaataaaagagcaATACCGAGAATTTGACCAACGTTGATCCTCTTAACTTTTCCAGCATATGCTAAAGACCCATGAACTGTACCTGCACCAAAATCACAAACTAGTTATTAGATTCCTAACCAAACTATTCAATAAACCAGAAACAATGGAAGGAAATAGTAAAAACCTTTTCAGTCATGTATTACATTCAGCTTTGGCACCATAGTCCCTTCCCCATTTAGTGAACCACCATCCTATCAATTTACatccaagaaaatgtacaagagtGCTTAGTCAAACCGCTCAAACCTGGACATGCCAAGAAAAATTCTAATTATGCTTCAAATTATGCTTCAAACCAGAACTATATTTGCTCCAATAAGAATGAATTCAGCAGCATCCCAGCCGGTCCCAACTCCTCTAATGCCAGGAAGTGAGTAATCCTTGTCAGCAAATTCTGATTTCATCACTTGAGCAATGCTCATGAGCTTCCCGAGTGCGATAAGATGAACTGCCTTGCACTAATAGCCTCCAGCTGTGAAGTACCTGATACATTTAacgagaaaataataaataaaaagacGTAGGATTAAAAAAACTTTTGGATTATAAACTCTTGGGTATTGACATAAGATAAAGATATCACTAACTCTTTAACACAAGGCTCTGGACGTAAACTAGTCATATTCGAAGACtcattatggaattgatattacGGTTCACGTTATATGATAAATGGTGCGCACAACATAATGTTTGTAACTTCTCAGTATTACAAAAACACAGGGGAACAAAACTGCAAAGCAGacataaggaatgaaaaactaaCGTTTCAGCGTGGAATCATAAATTTGAGCATCGAATTGTGAGCCTTCTGGAGCGAGTCCTGCCATGATAGAAAATTAGAACTCAAAGTAGTGCTAGACATGATATAATCACACAAAGCAATGAATGTAGAGTAGAGACTTACATCCCACTTCTCATGTAATTATCATTCACATCAGTCTTTCACATAACAGATCCTCACCGACCTCAACCATACTTTCCTGTGAACACAAGGAAAACAATAAATTAGCAACAAATGACTATCTGCGCTTTGTTTTAAGTTGAcattcaaaacaaaaaattacatttgCCTTGTCGGAACCAGACATGAGACTCCAATAAGACTAGTTATTGCAACTCCTGCAATATACTGTAGAAATACTTTACAAAGTCTAATCAAAGACTAATTAAGGATCAAAAACCTTTTATCGAACATCAAATTTCCCTTTTATATACCTGAGATCTTATTAAACATCAAAATACCCTTCTAATTAATGATTATACAAATTACCTCAACAGCAGTAGCAACACAAAAGTGCTGTTTGTctaatcatttttcgattctcgACGTTACAGCCTCGAGCTTTCTGAACTCCACCATTGGTAGAAGACTTTCTGATTCCATCATTTGTAAAAGAATTTACATGAGTTTCTGCGAACAAAAAATTCCAAACTCAGCAATTGTTGAATGAGAAGTTAATTAAGTAGTTGTGATCCTTATCTACCAAGCATTTACATGTGAACAACCAAAGCAGAATGCCATGGACACACTGCAGAACATTCAACAAAGCACATCAGCTTCAAATCAATCCTATGTAACCCAACCGCGATTACCTCTAGTAGAGCAATGGTTCACCACCAATAAGAGAAAGTCCAGCAGTCACTATCACCAAAGCTACCATGAGAAACACTTACAGCCACCCATAACACCAACAGCTACAGAACCACCAGTTTCACCATCAAACTACCACCACCAACAATTACAAGAAAAATACCATCAACCACCAACATCTGAAGCCAATCTCTACAACAAAATTTCCATCCACCATGACATACCCATAAAGCTCTACCAATTTCTACCTGCATCACCGCCAAATCCAAATCTAGTTATCCATAAAAGGCAAAAAAGTAAGGAAATCTATATAAAGATAATACACAATAGACAAGAAAAAATCTGTAAACAAAATCCTatcgagcaaaataaaatttgttcATAAAAAAAAGTGAAAGAAAACCCAAATTAGAGAAACAAAAGCTGCAACTAACCATCTGACCaagaaaaacaaattgaaagagtaCCAAAGAGGGAGATTAAGGATAAATAAATCACAAGAAACAACGAGAAAGTCGATCACGAAAACTAAGGTCActgcattcaaaaaaaaaaattaaggcaAAAGAAAATTGTAAATCTGTCTCCAAaaattaaattagggtttatttaGCAAAATTTCATTTGAGTTTACCTGATTCTTGTCCTCAACTTTCTAGGGTTTCTACTTGAATCTACTGGGTTCGCGAAATCAGGTCATTCAAAGATGGTTTTGATTTCTGAAAAATGGGTTTGCAGATGTGAGATAAGGTTATTGATTTATCGCaggttttagggtttatttttgaTAGGTTCAGGGGATTTTCCAGAGTTCCAGTAAGGAGAGAAAATATGAGGGAGAAGGAAAAAGAGAGGCggagaaagagagaaagagataaTGTTTTTCTCTCTATGCTTTGATAGGTTCAAGCGATCCTATTTTTAGATTAAATACCGACCATACAAGGTGGAATATCTCACCAATGAAACGAAATTATTCGCATGTCGTTGTCCAAGTCAACAGAACTTTTTACACACCGACAACTTGACTTTAGTCAGCGAAGCAGAAGAAACATCATTGTCTAAGTCAACAAAACTACCAACACAATGACGTTTAGAATTTGGTCAACGACATTTTCGGCATGAAGTTATTTCGCGAGTTTTTAGTCTGTGTCATTTCATTGTGTCTCAGATAGCTCTTTTTCCACTAGTGATTGTTGATAATCGGTTTTCTCGACtgtaacatataaaccgattttagatccTTAACTTGTTCATATGTGTTGTAGATTGTTGTGGCGTTTGAAGAAGATTAGTCCAAACCCGTATCTCTGCTGGGTCATGATACCTCTGCCCACTATTTCACCGATTTGTTATGGAAAGAAAGAAAcgatgcaaagcaatggtttatagacaagggaatagGGATCAAATGCTCGTTAGTTTTAGGCCGTCATTCACGTGAAGATCGTTTGAGacttgtttgtgagagaggtggaaagcaaGAAAGTCACTAGGCAAAGGACAAACTGTACGTGAAGACGagggaatacattactaaatcaaagaagtatggttgcacgtttaagattatagttaataGACCCAAGGGACCCAATGTTAAGGTATACAAGCTCTCTAAAGTGATGAATAGTTGTCATGATCCGGAATCTCTTGTTGGACACGCGGCCGTTTGTGGGTcgaaaccacatcaattggaaacggtgaggtcgatgaaagcgtgtaaaccaagtgacatccttaggaagattaaggaggatgataagaataacttgtccactttgaggCAAATTTACACGGCAAGAGCGGcatttaggaaaagagaatgagatgGTAGAGCGGTTATGGAACAATCTCAGTGGTTAGTCGATCAACATggatacacaatgaggaagcatgtattggaaggcaaagtgactcgtattttcttggcgcatccggAGATAATCAAGTTGGCCCAATGCTTCTATCAaattttgttaatagattgtgcgtacaagaccaacaagtacaacatgccgttgttaaacattgcttgccatacttccgacaagcaaactttcacggtagcatgggggtttatggatcaggataatgatgtgagttttacttggatgCTAGAGACGTTGAAGGAGATATACCATGGCAATCAAACTTCGAGGATCATAGTAACAGATAAGTACCAAGCGCTAATGAATGCCATAGGAGGATCATAGTAACGGATAAGGACCAATTACCCGACAGTATTGGATGCGTatgcctctatgtggtcatctcttgGCGGATACGTGGAGTTGCGTTGTTCATTTATTTGGTAAGGGATCATGCTATACATaagcaccaaaatacaccatttgggatgaatcgcttaaggttcggagaattgttttattcaacaataacaacatacattatatcggtcttagagtacgtgatgattgtccattaccaccggtAGATGGATTTCATGAGGTCTCGGAGGTCACCAAGGAGTGGCTAAAAAAATACGATCCCAACATGAGGCGATGGGAGGAATTGATCGTGCCGGATCAATTCGATGGTCTACATcgttggaatgagtattttccttatgttaaaaacttgatctattggatgcttatattttgtcgctttcttatattgtattttgcaaacttAAACCAGGCTTAGTGAATGAAAGTGGTTAGCTTTTTTGGGTACCttggactcatgaaatttgtAACAGAATCGAACTTCTAATACATTTATAAAGTCCGATTTTGGAGGTACAGTAGAACCTCCGTATATTAATATTCTTGGGCAAgcaaaaaattattaatatatggaggttattaatat encodes the following:
- the LOC113307888 gene encoding F-box/WD-40 repeat-containing protein At3g52030-like, with protein sequence MELANHKRKKIRANLSPPFSSRPPTRTIINHYFTSDIVCHILSYLDQFDLIRCSIVCKSLHDTIHSSHLLTLQYWKRKVDALGLSSVVGTVSESTVNKYLEEIAMKQHQLCLQNESVVVNQWNGCHSAGIDQCRMKMGLVLTGLEDKVMRIWSLDSFKCLEEYSVPKLELADFDFDESKIVGLVGTRICVWRRHSGKRSMSQEHAGVTRGFCMRYIDPEAVVGCGDGTARVFDMYSRNCSRIIKMHNGPITCMALTDDQLVVSGSSLGSIRVADLSSDQVAGTLKSAGPAGIKSLCYNPGSYSVFAGSTSGHAYCWDLRTMKPLWEKKISPNVIYSIQHLQNDTSSLVVGGIDGVLRILDQGTGEISSSYVMDKKGMFMGRASSSSSSSNNRGAFIEKMVARKLSGDVTTDIDRIPKDLRPPITCLAVGMKKVVTTHNNKFIRLWRFQ